A genomic region of Tissierella sp. contains the following coding sequences:
- a CDS encoding ABC transporter permease, whose amino-acid sequence MSKEKKHARNVASEIDEETLKSVSDVPSFWKVIKREFRVDRLATICLVLLVIIFTTVIVGSFVLDQEEVMKISLRNKYKAPGKDFILGTDIGGRSIAGQLIIGGRNSILIGFAVTILTSGIGMVVGLIVGFYGGKIDNMIMRVCDFISILPTTLLIITFVVVIPNYTIWHFIFIMTIFYWVGMTRLVRSKALSENRRDYVNASRIMGTSDLKIMYGGILPNISSIIIVDLILGFAGNIGLETGLSFLGFGLPPSTPSLGTLVSYARTPGAMSNKLWLWLPASLLILIMMLCINYVGQAVRRASDAKQRLG is encoded by the coding sequence ATGAGTAAAGAAAAAAAACATGCAAGAAATGTTGCCTCTGAAATAGATGAAGAGACATTAAAATCTGTTAGTGATGTTCCATCATTTTGGAAGGTAATAAAAAGAGAATTTAGGGTTGATAGACTGGCAACAATATGTCTTGTTCTGTTAGTTATTATTTTTACCACTGTAATAGTTGGCTCTTTTGTACTAGATCAAGAAGAAGTTATGAAGATAAGTTTAAGAAACAAATATAAGGCACCAGGAAAAGATTTTATTTTAGGAACTGATATTGGTGGTAGGTCAATTGCTGGTCAATTGATAATAGGTGGTAGGAACTCCATTTTAATAGGCTTTGCTGTAACTATACTAACATCAGGAATAGGTATGGTTGTGGGGTTAATTGTTGGATTTTATGGAGGGAAAATTGACAATATGATAATGAGAGTATGCGATTTTATCTCTATATTGCCTACTACCTTACTTATTATAACATTTGTAGTTGTTATACCTAACTATACCATATGGCATTTTATATTTATAATGACTATATTTTATTGGGTGGGCATGACTAGACTAGTAAGAAGTAAGGCATTATCAGAAAATCGAAGGGATTATGTAAATGCTTCGAGAATAATGGGAACAAGTGATTTGAAAATTATGTATGGTGGTATCTTGCCTAATATTAGTTCAATTATCATTGTTGATTTAATCTTAGGTTTTGCTGGTAACATTGGGCTAGAAACTGGATTATCCTTTTTAGGGTTCGGATTACCGCCTTCTACACCATCTCTAGGGACTCTAGTATCTTATGCTAGGACTCCTGGGGCGATGTCAAATAAATTATGGTTATGGCTACCTGCATCATTATTGATATTGATAATGATGTTGTGTATAAATTACGTCGGGCAGGCAGTTAGAAGGGCGTCCGATGCGAAACAAAGATTAGGCTAA